A single Anopheles funestus chromosome 2RL, idAnoFuneDA-416_04, whole genome shotgun sequence DNA region contains:
- the LOC125762348 gene encoding zwei Ig domain protein zig-8-like, translating to MASWRSQHGINILFLFIVHLNHGITKSLQTFSEEQFLLELSDDRSSSQGTHPTVRSRPPYLGNLHLGFHQQHHPAPETSENEIYDSDESNLLRTPLDRGPHFDLSASKNITALVGKTAYLNCRVKNIGNKTVSWVRHRDIHLLTVGRFTYTSDQRFQAVHNPQTDDWSLQIRYPQKRDTGVYECQISTTPPVGHSMFLSVVEPITTIVGVPDLYINTGSTVNLTCIVRNSPEPPSTIIWTHNNQEINYDSPRGGVSVITEKGETTTSYLLIQRARTTDTGKYVCSPSNADPSTINVHILNGEHPAAMQHGGQLRIGDPLNVFILWLISFLLGRR from the exons ATGGCTAGCTGGCGCTCTCAACACGGGATAAatatattgtttctttttatcgtGCATTTGAATCATG GCATCACAAAGTCGCTGCAGACCTTCTCGGAAGAACAGTTCCTGCTGGAGCTGAGTGACGATCGAAGTAGCTCACAGGGAACTCATCCGACAGTACGCAGTCGGCCACCGTACCTTGGAAACCTACACCTTGGCTTTCACCAGCAACACCATCCAGCACCGGAAACGAGTGAGAACGAAATTTACGACTCGGACGAAAGTAATCTGCTCCGGACGCCGCTCGACCGTGGGCCACACTTTGATTTGTCCGCCTCGAAGAACATTACAGCGCTGGTCGGGAAGACGGCCTATCTCAATTGCCGGGTGAAAAACATCGGCAACAAAACG GTGTCCTGGGTGCGGCATCGTGACATTCATCTGTTAACCGTAGGTAGATTCACCTATACATCCGACCAGCGTTTCCAAGCTGTACATAATCCCCAAACAGACGATTGGTCACTACAA ATTAGATACCCACAGAAGCGAGACACGGGCGTGTACGAGTGCCAGATCTCGACTACGCCACCGGTTGGACATTCGATGTTCCTCTCCGTAGTAG AACCAATCACCACGATCGTTGGTGTACCGGATCTGTACATCAACACTGGCTCAACTGTAAATTTAACCTGTATAGTACGGAACTCACCTGAACCTCCTTCAACTATTATTTGGACACACAACAATCAG GAGATCAACTACGATTCGCCTCGGGGTGGTGTCTCGGTCATAACGGAAAAGGGTGAAACGACGACATCCTACCTGTTAATACAGCGTGCCCGTACGACAGACACCGGAAAGTACGTTTGCTCGCCATCGAATGCCGATCCTTCTACGATCAACGTACACATCCTTAATG GGGAACATCCGGCGGCCATGCAGCATGGCGGTCAGCTGCGGATAGGAGATCCACTGAACGTGTTCATCCTCTGGCTGATTAGCTTTCTACTCGGACGGCGATGA